One part of the Glycine soja cultivar W05 chromosome 11, ASM419377v2, whole genome shotgun sequence genome encodes these proteins:
- the LOC114374116 gene encoding protein SHI RELATED SEQUENCE 1-like, translating into MAGLFSLGGSRGNTNPQEEIPPPDTLFWCNKNDDVSSYHRGSSGFELWNQQQLQHQQQQLMGHDPPPQPRPLFHQDLYSALGVGPSRPISDDQSSSRSSFLLGASGGGSAGGGISCQDCGNQAKKDCPHMRCRTCCKSRGFDCQTHVKSTWVPASRRRERLQQLSALQQHQQQQQTLEPASSAGGDLPKRHRARDHHHSPLACTRFPSNPSSSGLEEVNFPAVVRSAAEFRCVRVSSMDEEAEEEYAYSTAVNIAGHVFKGILYDYGPEGMNTNYMDAVAAAGESSSTGVGALNLTTGAIVSEPLGVDPSSLYPAPLNSFMPGSGTQFFPHPRS; encoded by the exons ATGGCGGGTTTATTCTCACTAGGAGGTAGTAGAGGTAACACCAATCCCCAAGAGGAAATCCCTCCTCCGGATACCTTATTCTGGTGTAACAAGAATGATGACGTTTCCTCTTACCACCGAGGTAGTAGCGGCTTTGAGCTATGGAACCAGCAACAGCTTCAACATCAGCAACAACAGCTCATGGGCCATGACCCTCCTCCGCAGCCGCGCCCTCTCTTTCACCAAGATCTCTACTCCGCGTTGGGCGTTGGGCCCAGCAGGCCCATCTCTGACGATCAGTCGTCTTCGAGATCCAGTTTCCTTCTTGGAGCAAGCGGTGGCGGTAGCGCAGGAGGAGGGATTAGCTGTCAGGACTGCGGGAACCAAGCTAAGAAAGACTGCCCTCACATGCGGTGCAGAACTTGCTGCAAGAGCCGCGGCTTCGATTGCCAAACCCATGTCAAGAGCACTTGGGTCCCCGCTTCACGTCGTCGCGAACGACTACAACAACTTTCTGCGTTGCAAcaacaccaacaacaacaacaaacccTCGAACCTGCTTCTTCTGCTGGAGGAGACCTTCCCAAAAGGCACAGAGCGAGAGATCATCATCATTCTCCTCTCGCCTGCACTCGCTTCCCTTCTAACCCCTCCTCCTCAG ggTTAGAGGAGGTGAATTTCCCGGCTGTGGTGAGGTCTGCTGCGGAGTTCAGATGCGTACGTGTGAGTTCCATGGACGAGGAGGCGGAGGAGGAGTACGCATACTCAACGGCTGTGAACATTGCAGGACATGTGTTCAAAGGAATTTTATATGACTATGGTCCAGAAGGTATGAACACTAATTACATGGATGCTGTTGCTGCTGCTGGGGAAAGCTCTTCCACCGGTGTTGGTGCCTTGAACCTAACCACTGGTGCCATTGTTTCGGAGCCACTCGGAGTTGATCCTTCTTCCTTGTATCCGGCTCCTCTTAACTCCTTCATGCCTGGTAGCGGTACGCAATTCTTCCCTCACCCACGATCTTGA